The bacterium region TGTTGTGTGCTTGTCCAAATATATGCTGTTTGGAATGCCATTTTTCTCTATATACTCCTTGAAACTATCCATCGCTGGCATTGTCCCTTCATAATCATAAAATCCAGCTGATACATCATTCGTTGCGTCATCTATGTATCCCATCAAAACTAGCTCAGGGCCTCTTCCTTCCAGCCAGTCATGATGCGATCCATCCATCTGTACCATTTCTCCAAAACACTCCCTTCGCTCCCGCCACGCACGATGCTCTTTGTGTTTGCGGCTTACTTTCCACTCTCCTTCTGCTATCAGCCACTTCCGTAAAGTTTCATCACTTAGTTTTATCTTATCTATTTCCAAAAGTTTTTCGCTCGCAAGTAAGGGACCAAACCCTTTGTATTTTTCTTTGTAGAGACTTATGATCCTGGCTCTTATCTTCTTAGATATCGCTGCATTTGATGGCTTTCCTCGTGATTTATGCGCGATCCCTTTATCTCCTTCTCTCCGAACTGCTTTTACTATTCTCCTTATCTGTCTCTCGCTTAAATTTAAAACAGCCTTTGCTTCTATCTGCTTTAATTCTCTATCCAGTATCTTGTGAATTACATGCAACCGCTTTAATTCCCTTTGACTCGCCATGATTATGTCCCTTTCTGCCATAATACCCTCCTCTTAAATCGGGTATTATAGCTTCCTTAAAAGCGGACATTTCTATTTTGGCCAAATAGGACATTATCATTTTGGTGTTACAGGCAAAGTATGCCCTTTTACTTTACCCTCCAGTTGATTTGGGCAAACAGGATTTTTACCTATAGGATTAATAATATACGCTTTAGTGCCGGATGGACACTCTAATTTTCCAGGAAGACACTCTGGAACTAAATCTTCCAGAGTACAATTAGCTCCATTCTCTCTCTTATTGCTAGCTGCCCATTTCTGCTTTGCCCATACAATTTTCCTCATATTGGTTAAGCACGTTTCTTTCCTATAAGCTACCTGATCCTTAATATAACTAGGCACTGCCATTACACCCAAGAGTAAAATCACGGCTACAATAATAAGAAAATCTATTCTATCCAGTCTTTTCATGGGTACATCTCATCCTTAACTGTTTCGCCCCCTTGTTCCATTTCAATATATTTTTTCATTTTCTTTATGTGTCTTTCTGCAACCTCAGATTGTGACCAATTTCCATATCCCTTTTTCTTAACAGATTCCCATATTTCCAAAGACTTTTGCCAGTTATGCTGCTTTGCATAGCTATGAGCAAGAATGTGAGAAACATACATTGGATGGTCTTTACACTGCCCAGCTAATGCGAAGTACTTAGCAGCTTCTGCATATAATTTCAACTTATGGTAATAAACCCAACCGCACTCAAAGAATAAATCATACTTATCTTGATTAAATTTTATGCCTTCTTTTAGTATATTAACATCTGCCCAATAGCATTTTTCTTTTATTTCAGGATCCTTTACAGCTGCACTGAGGTTATATCCGATATGCCATGCCCATAAAATCCATGCGTCAAGAAAATGCGGGTCAAGCCATGTAATTGTTCTGAAAATAGGAAACATTTTCTCTTGTTGCTGGTGATCCCAGTAGTAATCTATTCTAAGCCACATTAAATCTACAACAATATCCTTAAAACCAAACAAAGTTGCTCCTAAAAATTCCCCTGCCGGAGCAGTAACTAGTTTTCGTTCTGGATGCAGCTCATCCAAATCCTTATCTATGCTCTTATGCAACGGAATGATTACAACCAGCAATATTAAAATAATAAGAAGAAATATGAAATGTATCTTTTGAGGTCTAAATTTCATACTTCTCTCTTTCTAAAAAATAATATGGCCAGAAGCGTAAATATTATTATATAGTTTAGCCCATAAACAGTAACTTTAAGTATGTGCAGGCCTGATACTGCTGTGCCATGAACAATATCACGATTTATATTAAAATTACCAAAATTGGGTAAAAGGTAATAGGCTCCGTCAAGTACAAATTTCAATATAGCACTGCCTTTTGAGGCCAGATGTCTAAGATACTCAAATATATTTCCTACAATGTAGATAAATAGTGTTAAAGCTATACTTATCCACATGGTAGAAAATGTTGAAAACATAATAGCAATAGAACTAAGTAGGGATAAACTGATAAAAATTAGAAACATAGCTTTGAATATTTCAAAATTCAGTACACGCTCCTTTAGATAAAGCACACTTAAAAACACACCAGTCATAAAACAGAGATTAATGAATAAGGCAAACATTGCGCCAGATAGCTTTCCTAAAATAAGCTCATATCTGTGAACTGGTTTAGAAAGCACCGCATATATTGTTTTTTTTCCCAGTTCTTCAGTAATTAATCTTGCTCCAAGAATAACCGCTATCAGCAGCCCAAAAATTGTTATAAAGAAAAACCCCATATCTTTAATCATTTTCATCTCTTCCCGCGGAGTAAAAAACGAAAACATCTTTGTGCTTCCAATAGTAACTAGAGCAAAGATCAACATAATGTTAAACATCTTTCCTCTCAACGCTTCCTTAAAGGTATTTTTTGCAATTGCAATGATTCTCATTTTTTTCTCCTCATAACGTTCTAGGTATTATTGTATAAAACTTTTTCAATGTCTACATATTTGTCAACAACAACATCCATGCTTTTACGTCCTGAAGTATATGGTATTATACCCAGTATTGGTACCCTGCCAAAAGCTCTTATAACCTGGGGATTTGTTTCCTCAGACATCTGAATATTTCTGCTAGCCTTGTTTATAATAATGCCTATTACATTAATGTGTGCTCTTCGTGCATAATTTAGAGTCAGGAGAGTGTGGTTAATGCTTCCCAGC contains the following coding sequences:
- a CDS encoding ABC transporter permease subunit, whose translation is MRIIAIAKNTFKEALRGKMFNIMLIFALVTIGSTKMFSFFTPREEMKMIKDMGFFFITIFGLLIAVILGARLITEELGKKTIYAVLSKPVHRYELILGKLSGAMFALFINLCFMTGVFLSVLYLKERVLNFEIFKAMFLIFISLSLLSSIAIMFSTFSTMWISIALTLFIYIVGNIFEYLRHLASKGSAILKFVLDGAYYLLPNFGNFNINRDIVHGTAVSGLHILKVTVYGLNYIIIFTLLAILFFRKREV